In Nitrospira sp. MA-1, one genomic interval encodes:
- a CDS encoding NADH-quinone oxidoreductase subunit N → MTFQLDLSVADLLLLLPEIFLTLWLSLLLAMDFSLKRLTHQQLAYLSIAGMAVTGLILLGFDQAGTTGALFKNMFVLDQMAIVFKLIIVGATVLVLFMSMDSVQDFKFFRGEYYVMVVMSALGMMFMVSSNDLLSVFVTLEFSTFGFYVLVAYLRDDQRSSEAGLKFFILGIFAAGLLAYGISLVYGETGTLIFSEMTSTPGSYGLAIGYILIFAALGFKIGAVPFHAWIPDTYQGAPTPVTAFLSIAPKAAALAILIRMFYVSLASFKPMWALLFVVASIFSMTYGNIVAIAQKNIKRLLAYSGIAQIGNIMIGLAAGTKQGSDAIMFFLLTYLFANLGAFAVIIAVSQVMKSDEIEDYNGLNRRSPFLAAAMLLFLLSLAGVPPLAGFIGKIYLFIAAMKEELYTLLVVGLINIVISMYYYLIVVKKMYINEPTDPSPIHASMPIKVAVYVGIAGTVLLGVYPGPFIDWVVGASLMFSNIAGPTAAASLLPGG, encoded by the coding sequence ATGACCTTTCAACTTGACCTTTCCGTCGCTGATCTGCTCCTGCTTCTGCCTGAGATCTTTCTCACGTTGTGGTTGAGCCTCCTTCTTGCCATGGATTTTTCGCTGAAACGCTTGACCCACCAACAATTGGCCTATCTGAGTATTGCGGGGATGGCGGTCACCGGTTTGATCCTTTTGGGATTTGATCAAGCCGGAACCACAGGCGCCTTGTTTAAAAACATGTTCGTGCTGGATCAGATGGCCATTGTCTTTAAGCTCATTATTGTGGGCGCCACGGTCCTTGTTCTATTTATGTCGATGGATTCTGTGCAGGACTTCAAGTTTTTCCGAGGCGAGTATTATGTCATGGTCGTCATGTCGGCCCTGGGCATGATGTTCATGGTTTCGTCCAATGATCTTCTCTCCGTCTTTGTCACCCTGGAATTTTCAACTTTTGGATTTTATGTGCTGGTCGCCTATCTCAGAGATGACCAACGCTCATCGGAAGCCGGACTCAAGTTTTTCATTTTAGGGATATTTGCGGCGGGATTATTGGCCTATGGCATCAGTTTGGTCTATGGCGAAACCGGGACCTTGATTTTCTCTGAAATGACCAGCACTCCTGGAAGTTATGGGTTAGCGATTGGCTACATTTTGATTTTTGCCGCTCTGGGATTCAAAATCGGCGCAGTCCCTTTTCATGCCTGGATTCCTGACACCTATCAAGGTGCGCCGACTCCTGTCACGGCCTTTCTCTCCATTGCGCCGAAGGCTGCAGCATTGGCTATCCTTATCCGGATGTTTTATGTGTCTTTGGCTTCATTCAAGCCGATGTGGGCGTTGTTATTTGTTGTCGCATCCATTTTCTCGATGACCTACGGCAATATCGTGGCCATTGCCCAAAAGAATATTAAGCGACTGTTGGCCTATTCCGGCATTGCCCAAATCGGAAATATCATGATCGGATTAGCCGCAGGGACGAAACAAGGCAGCGATGCGATCATGTTTTTTCTCCTGACATATCTTTTTGCGAATTTGGGAGCATTTGCGGTCATCATTGCCGTCAGTCAGGTCATGAAAAGCGACGAAATAGAAGATTACAATGGTCTGAATCGACGCTCCCCATTCTTGGCTGCGGCCATGTTGCTCTTCCTGTTATCGCTGGCTGGAGTTCCTCCGCTTGCCGGGTTTATCGGTAAAATCTATTTATTTATTGCGGCAATGAAGGAAGAGCTGTATACGCTCCTGGTTGTGGGACTGATCAATATCGTCATCTCCATGTACTACTATCTGATTGTCGTTAAAAAAATGTACATCAACGAACCCACTGATCCTTCGCCAATTCATGCGTCCATGCCGATCAAAGTTGCGGTGTACGTCGGTATTGCCGGAACTGTGCTGTTGGGTGTGTACCCCGGCCCGTTTATTGACTGGGTCGTCGGTGCCTCCCTCATGTTCTCCAATATTGCAGGCCCCACCGCGGCCGCCTCTCTTCTTCCCGGCGGATAA
- a CDS encoding MoaD/ThiS family protein, producing the protein MVTITLMGDLQTVDGERALGCEIADSISVKQLIRKQGKPLREIFQLLKEKKVMVTVNKRIASEETKVYDGDAVYIVAHDGMGQSGLTLSHY; encoded by the coding sequence ATGGTTACAATTACATTAATGGGTGATTTGCAAACCGTTGATGGAGAGCGAGCCCTTGGATGCGAGATTGCTGACTCCATCTCCGTAAAGCAACTGATTAGGAAACAAGGGAAACCCCTTCGGGAAATCTTTCAGTTGTTAAAAGAAAAAAAAGTCATGGTGACCGTGAATAAACGAATTGCCAGTGAAGAAACTAAAGTCTACGATGGAGATGCCGTCTATATTGTCGCTCACGATGGAATGGGACAAAGCGGACTCACGCTCTCGCATTACTAA
- a CDS encoding methyltransferase domain-containing protein yields MANETEEQNHSITQTVSQRYAKAVTNGEQLCCPTGYNHEDLGQFIPEPVLKVSYGCGTPVGLSTVQQGEVVLDIGSGGGIDCFEASRKVGAQGRVIGIDMTDEMLALARTHAPMVAKNLGYPEPNVDFRKGFADAMPVDDDQVDLIVSNCVINLAPDKGKVFQEMYRVLRPGGRFTISDIVADQPIPNYLIYDKAKWGDCLSGALTIKDYWGGLWDAGFKGVHLVNHIPWRVIDGIQFLSVTLTGYKLASASTTPFSTFATLTGPFSQVVDDLGSTFTRGHPQQINERTAALLALAPYQDLFIIDEKPVALAVQDPRMRAVYPDEAPCVWEGQFAVLTGPFLAVCDDDHHTYQCGEPIEICSKTYKVLQTDSYQPYFATINRSRDGVHSEPVICGTSEGCC; encoded by the coding sequence ATGGCCAATGAAACAGAAGAGCAAAATCATTCTATCACGCAGACTGTCAGTCAACGCTATGCCAAAGCGGTGACCAACGGTGAGCAGCTGTGTTGCCCGACCGGGTATAATCATGAGGATTTGGGCCAATTTATTCCGGAACCGGTCTTGAAGGTGTCCTATGGCTGCGGAACGCCGGTTGGCCTTTCCACTGTTCAACAGGGAGAAGTTGTTTTGGACATTGGTTCGGGGGGGGGGATCGACTGCTTTGAAGCGTCCAGGAAAGTCGGGGCCCAAGGCCGTGTCATTGGAATTGATATGACCGATGAAATGTTGGCGTTGGCCCGTACGCATGCCCCAATGGTTGCCAAAAATCTGGGTTATCCGGAGCCGAATGTGGATTTTCGAAAGGGCTTTGCCGACGCCATGCCGGTGGATGACGATCAGGTGGATCTCATTGTCTCGAATTGTGTCATTAATCTCGCTCCGGATAAGGGGAAGGTCTTTCAGGAAATGTATCGCGTGCTTCGACCTGGTGGGCGGTTCACCATTTCCGATATTGTTGCCGACCAACCCATTCCGAATTACTTAATCTATGACAAGGCCAAATGGGGCGATTGTTTGTCCGGCGCCCTCACCATCAAAGACTATTGGGGCGGGCTTTGGGACGCCGGCTTCAAAGGAGTTCATCTGGTTAATCACATTCCATGGAGAGTGATTGACGGGATCCAGTTCCTCTCTGTGACGCTTACCGGATATAAACTGGCTTCGGCATCGACAACGCCCTTTTCAACCTTTGCGACCCTCACCGGACCGTTCTCTCAAGTGGTCGATGACCTGGGTTCAACATTTACCCGAGGCCATCCTCAGCAAATCAACGAACGGACGGCTGCATTATTGGCGTTAGCTCCCTATCAAGACCTGTTCATTATTGACGAGAAACCGGTGGCTCTGGCGGTTCAAGATCCCCGCATGCGGGCCGTCTATCCCGACGAAGCGCCTTGTGTCTGGGAGGGACAGTTTGCCGTATTGACCGGACCGTTCCTAGCGGTCTGTGACGACGACCACCATACGTATCAATGTGGTGAGCCGATAGAAATTTGTTCGAAAACATACAAGGTCCTCCAGACCGATTCTTATCAACCCTATTTTGCAACTATCAATCGATCCAGGGATGGGGTGCATTCCGAACCTGTCATTTGCGGAACTTCGGAGGGGTGTTGTTAA
- a CDS encoding Hsp20/alpha crystallin family protein, translated as MVIRRLENWPINGFSGGVSELDRLRRDLGHLFNGLSRVNGWDSPAGVYPLMNVSQDSENVYVRSEVPGMTLDQLEVSVTGRNLTVTGERAIPDEQSNVRYHRREREAGKIRRQLTLPTDVDSERVQAKYQHGILMVVLPKSEKAKPKKIAITG; from the coding sequence ATGGTCATTCGAAGATTGGAAAATTGGCCGATCAATGGATTTTCGGGCGGAGTCTCAGAGCTGGACCGGCTACGGAGAGATCTCGGGCACTTGTTCAATGGACTATCCAGGGTGAATGGTTGGGATTCTCCAGCAGGTGTCTATCCGCTTATGAATGTGTCACAGGATAGCGAAAATGTTTATGTTCGCTCGGAAGTTCCAGGCATGACGCTGGATCAACTGGAGGTGTCGGTGACAGGTCGAAATCTTACCGTCACAGGTGAGCGGGCAATTCCGGATGAGCAATCTAATGTGCGATATCATCGTCGAGAACGGGAAGCCGGGAAAATCCGACGACAGTTAACTTTACCCACAGATGTGGACAGTGAGCGAGTGCAAGCAAAATATCAACACGGTATTTTAATGGTGGTCTTGCCTAAATCTGAAAAGGCTAAACCGAAAAAAATCGCCATTACTGGATAA
- a CDS encoding tetratricopeptide repeat protein: MNQRSFGLGLLFLMMLVWSGCDSGEYGKETKPEPKAESTTMSPAEAPSMAETPQVEGALMAMAGVAGAAENEEGVNHFQQGHWDVAQEHFSKAIAANADLPEAHYNLALALDKLGNHGDATNHFKKALKLAPADPLIAGSQILQAHVGG, from the coding sequence ATGAATCAGCGATCTTTCGGTCTCGGATTACTGTTCCTCATGATGTTGGTTTGGAGTGGATGCGATTCCGGCGAATACGGAAAAGAAACGAAACCGGAACCCAAAGCGGAAAGTACAACCATGTCGCCGGCCGAAGCTCCGAGCATGGCGGAAACTCCACAGGTTGAAGGCGCTCTGATGGCAATGGCCGGTGTCGCCGGTGCAGCAGAAAATGAGGAAGGGGTCAACCATTTTCAGCAGGGACATTGGGACGTGGCCCAAGAACATTTTTCGAAGGCCATAGCCGCGAATGCTGACCTTCCGGAAGCTCATTACAATCTTGCGCTCGCATTGGATAAGTTGGGGAACCACGGTGATGCCACGAACCATTTTAAAAAGGCATTGAAACTGGCTCCGGCTGATCCGTTGATTGCCGGATCTCAAATTCTTCAGGCTCATGTGGGCGGGTGA
- a CDS encoding Hsp20/alpha crystallin family protein, translating to MTTQTQDIQVRDKREVKSDAEQTIPGRVFSPNVDIFEDDQALTIVADMPGVPSENVSIDLRNDVLSLSGVPSVSVPEKEEHVLREYETGKYFRQFTLSEVIDQEHIEAKLNNGVLRVTLPKVGPAKPRKIQITEE from the coding sequence ATGACAACACAGACGCAAGATATACAAGTGCGGGATAAACGGGAAGTCAAATCGGATGCGGAACAAACAATCCCTGGTCGGGTATTTTCACCCAATGTTGACATATTTGAAGACGATCAGGCCCTGACAATTGTGGCGGATATGCCCGGAGTACCATCCGAAAATGTCTCAATTGATCTGCGTAACGATGTGCTTTCATTAAGCGGGGTGCCGTCAGTTTCTGTTCCTGAGAAAGAGGAACATGTTTTACGCGAGTACGAGACCGGGAAATATTTCCGCCAATTTACTCTTTCTGAAGTGATTGATCAGGAACATATTGAAGCCAAACTGAATAATGGAGTATTGCGAGTAACTCTGCCAAAAGTGGGGCCTGCCAAACCTCGCAAGATTCAAATCACTGAAGAGTAA
- a CDS encoding NADH-quinone oxidoreductase subunit M gives MGEYSLLIILFAPFFGAIALMFVPRQEAILVRMTAAISAGISLLASFYIFLAYDTTKGGFQFVQRYVWSEELGIAFYLGVDGIGGPLVFASAILLFAGIFVSWHIKDRTKEFYMFLLILAAATIGVFMSLDLFFLYFFYEMSVLPMYLLLGLWGSHTKGYLAMTNPEERKLRDSIGFIFNFGSNSKEYAAMKLVLFLSAGAVMALMGILLIYHLSGLHTFDIVVLREQAHFSDNVATLIWFLIFFGFASIAPIWPLHSWSPVGHAAAPAATSMLHAGVLMKLGHFSIIRVAFEILPDATREWMWVAAVLCVFSIVYGGLVSYFAKDTKYVIGYSSSSHMGYIFLGMAALSYISLSGAVIYMFAHALATSMLFAMAGWVYDQTHSRDIPSLGGLVEKMPFIAGAFIVGCMASIGMPGTINFIAEIMIIVGSWDKYPFQVLVAVLGIVLTLAYMFKMMRGLFYGKLDPEYAHASDARHWVDRMPLLLLIVCSITLGIFPGHFYEVVRSTVEPMVDRINHVAPLITQSTKGFLP, from the coding sequence ATGGGTGAATATTCCTTACTCATCATACTCTTTGCGCCTTTTTTCGGCGCCATTGCATTGATGTTCGTTCCTCGGCAGGAAGCCATCCTGGTGCGAATGACGGCGGCGATTTCTGCGGGTATTTCCCTTCTGGCCTCATTCTATATCTTTTTAGCCTACGACACGACGAAGGGTGGATTTCAATTTGTTCAACGGTATGTCTGGTCTGAAGAATTAGGAATTGCCTTTTACCTCGGGGTGGATGGAATCGGCGGCCCACTGGTCTTTGCCTCCGCAATCTTGTTGTTTGCGGGCATCTTTGTTTCGTGGCACATCAAGGACCGGACCAAAGAGTTCTACATGTTCCTCCTGATCCTTGCGGCCGCGACCATTGGGGTTTTCATGTCGTTGGACCTCTTTTTCCTCTATTTCTTCTATGAAATGTCGGTGTTGCCCATGTATTTATTACTGGGCCTGTGGGGAAGTCATACCAAGGGGTATCTCGCCATGACCAATCCCGAAGAGCGAAAGCTTCGGGATTCCATAGGATTTATTTTCAACTTTGGATCCAACAGCAAAGAATACGCAGCCATGAAACTGGTCCTGTTCCTGTCTGCGGGGGCGGTGATGGCCTTGATGGGGATCCTGCTCATTTACCATCTTTCCGGTCTCCACACCTTTGACATTGTGGTGTTGCGTGAACAGGCTCATTTTTCTGACAACGTCGCCACGCTAATTTGGTTTCTGATCTTTTTTGGATTTGCCTCTATCGCCCCGATATGGCCCTTGCATTCCTGGTCCCCCGTCGGGCATGCCGCTGCACCGGCAGCAACCAGCATGCTGCATGCTGGTGTGTTAATGAAACTCGGGCATTTTTCGATTATTCGTGTGGCCTTTGAAATCTTGCCCGATGCGACGCGCGAGTGGATGTGGGTGGCGGCTGTCCTTTGTGTTTTTTCCATCGTCTATGGGGGACTGGTGTCTTATTTCGCCAAAGACACCAAATACGTCATTGGTTATTCCAGCTCCAGCCATATGGGTTATATATTTCTGGGCATGGCCGCATTGAGTTACATCAGTCTATCCGGAGCCGTTATTTATATGTTTGCCCATGCCCTGGCCACCAGCATGTTGTTTGCCATGGCTGGCTGGGTGTACGACCAAACCCATTCACGAGACATTCCCTCTTTGGGCGGTCTCGTTGAGAAGATGCCGTTTATTGCCGGAGCCTTTATTGTCGGCTGTATGGCCTCCATCGGCATGCCGGGCACGATAAATTTCATTGCTGAAATTATGATTATTGTGGGGAGTTGGGATAAATATCCTTTCCAGGTTCTCGTGGCTGTGCTCGGCATCGTTCTGACCCTTGCGTATATGTTCAAAATGATGCGAGGGCTGTTTTACGGAAAATTAGATCCTGAATATGCCCATGCCAGTGATGCCAGACATTGGGTGGATCGCATGCCCTTGCTTCTTTTAATAGTCTGTAGCATTACCCTTGGGATTTTCCCCGGGCATTTTTATGAAGTGGTACGGTCAACGGTTGAACCCATGGTAGACCGCATTAATCATGTGGCCCCACTCATAACCCAAAGCACCAAAGGCTTTTTGCCCTAA
- the arsS gene encoding arsenosugar biosynthesis radical SAM protein ArsS (Some members of this family are selenoproteins.): protein MTMKTSALPMVAPVQPSWIAPSFEQALALHHSLPLKAQVISTLQVNVGKVCNQTCHHCHVDAGPQRTESMSRTTIDQILDVLDRTPQIRTVDITGGAPEMNPHFEYLVEQCRARDRRVIDRCNLTVFYVKGKTHLPRFLADHRVDIVASLPCYEADNVDQQRGKGVFDRSITALQTLNGLGYGADGSGLMLDLVYNPLGPVLPPPQVELEQDFKDELGQQFGIQFNRLYTITNMPISRFWDELHDAGQLEHYYTLLLNNFNPLAVEGLMCRSLLSVGWDGRLYDCDFNQMLDLPIQPDSQAWIGRFNLSEWEHRSIVVGPHCLGCTAGSGSSCGGALT from the coding sequence ATGACGATGAAAACTTCAGCTCTCCCCATGGTCGCCCCGGTTCAACCTTCATGGATAGCTCCGTCGTTCGAGCAAGCGTTGGCCCTCCATCATTCGCTTCCCCTCAAGGCCCAAGTAATTTCCACGCTTCAGGTCAATGTCGGGAAGGTCTGTAACCAAACCTGCCACCACTGCCATGTTGATGCCGGCCCTCAACGGACGGAAAGCATGAGCCGAACCACCATAGATCAAATCTTGGACGTGCTCGATCGAACTCCTCAGATCAGGACGGTCGATATCACCGGTGGGGCGCCTGAGATGAATCCACACTTTGAGTATCTGGTTGAGCAATGCCGAGCTCGAGACCGCAGGGTGATCGACCGCTGTAATTTGACCGTGTTTTATGTCAAGGGGAAAACACATCTTCCCCGATTTCTTGCAGACCATCGTGTTGACATCGTCGCCTCCCTCCCTTGTTATGAAGCAGACAATGTTGATCAGCAACGTGGAAAAGGCGTGTTTGATCGGAGTATAACCGCACTGCAAACTCTCAATGGCTTAGGGTATGGAGCAGACGGTTCGGGTCTCATGCTTGATTTGGTTTATAATCCCTTGGGACCTGTCCTTCCCCCGCCTCAAGTCGAACTTGAGCAAGATTTCAAAGATGAATTGGGGCAGCAATTTGGGATTCAGTTTAACCGGCTCTATACCATTACCAATATGCCGATCAGTCGTTTCTGGGATGAATTACACGATGCCGGACAACTGGAACATTACTACACGCTCTTGTTGAATAATTTTAATCCATTGGCGGTCGAGGGGCTGATGTGTCGGTCTCTGCTGAGTGTCGGGTGGGACGGGCGCCTCTATGACTGTGATTTCAATCAAATGTTGGATTTGCCGATCCAGCCGGATTCCCAGGCCTGGATAGGCCGGTTTAATCTGTCGGAATGGGAACATCGTTCAATTGTGGTCGGGCCCCATTGTCTTGGGTGCACCGCCGGATCCGGATCATCCTGTGGGGGAGCCTTGACCTAG
- a CDS encoding NADH-quinone oxidoreductase subunit M gives MQEELQFGFPILTFLTFFPLVGALVIWALKDQDLIRKATLGIASLEMVVASLMLWRFIPETAAMQFAERHEWIPFLGISYHMAVDGISVLFVGLTAFLILLLVLYAWDTVKTRPKAFYMCLLGMEATVMGIFVSIDLILFFVFWELMLIPSYFLIKLWGPGEQRHYAALKYVLYTLLGSVFMLVGFCLMSLNYFEAKQLYSFDLLDLLAVQIPLSQQLLIFWLVFMGLAFKAPIFPFHSWLPDALVQGPIPMSVMLAGIKLGTYGFLRFSFPLLPDASQHSTVVAILMTMGLAAIVYGAIVAIIQPDFRRLLVFSSISHLGFVVVGMFALNFQGIQGSLITMINLGFSTAGLFFLAGFIYERLGHNDVRRYSGLAKKMPLLATFMLIIGMASIGLPGTNGFIGEFLILLGVFQAWWLYGAIAVTGIIFAAAYFLWFYERSIFGPLKDSVPAAIKDLNSREWAIGVALSVMIFWIGIYPSPFLRMVNGSVQEVVDRLHPGMATAHHRDALLSAEFTGN, from the coding sequence ATGCAAGAAGAATTACAATTTGGTTTCCCCATTCTGACCTTTCTAACCTTTTTCCCACTCGTGGGAGCATTGGTGATCTGGGCGCTGAAAGACCAGGATTTGATCCGCAAAGCTACGCTCGGTATTGCCAGCCTGGAAATGGTTGTTGCGTCGTTGATGTTATGGCGATTCATTCCTGAGACGGCAGCCATGCAGTTTGCCGAACGACATGAATGGATTCCCTTCTTAGGTATTAGCTACCACATGGCTGTCGACGGGATCAGCGTCCTCTTCGTAGGCCTGACCGCTTTCCTTATCCTGCTACTGGTCCTTTACGCCTGGGATACGGTTAAGACGCGTCCAAAAGCGTTTTACATGTGCCTGCTGGGAATGGAAGCCACGGTGATGGGGATTTTCGTCTCCATTGATTTGATCCTCTTTTTTGTGTTTTGGGAACTCATGCTTATTCCCAGTTATTTCTTGATTAAACTCTGGGGCCCTGGAGAACAGCGCCACTATGCGGCGCTGAAGTACGTGCTCTATACCCTTTTAGGGAGCGTGTTCATGCTCGTCGGGTTTTGTCTGATGAGTTTGAACTATTTCGAAGCAAAACAGTTGTATAGTTTTGATTTACTTGACTTGCTGGCGGTTCAGATTCCTCTTAGTCAGCAACTGCTGATTTTTTGGTTGGTATTTATGGGGCTGGCCTTTAAGGCTCCGATCTTTCCTTTTCATTCCTGGTTACCCGATGCCCTGGTGCAAGGGCCGATCCCCATGTCGGTCATGCTGGCCGGGATCAAACTTGGCACATACGGCTTTCTCCGTTTTTCCTTCCCTCTACTCCCCGATGCCTCTCAGCACAGCACAGTGGTGGCTATCCTCATGACTATGGGGTTGGCGGCCATTGTCTACGGAGCCATTGTCGCCATCATCCAGCCTGACTTCCGACGCCTGCTGGTGTTTAGCAGCATCAGCCATTTGGGCTTTGTGGTCGTTGGCATGTTTGCCCTGAATTTCCAAGGAATACAAGGCAGCCTGATAACCATGATTAATTTGGGATTTAGTACGGCGGGATTATTCTTCCTGGCCGGCTTTATCTATGAACGTCTGGGTCATAATGACGTACGACGATACAGTGGGTTGGCGAAAAAGATGCCGCTTCTCGCCACCTTTATGCTCATCATTGGGATGGCCTCAATTGGGTTGCCGGGAACCAACGGGTTTATAGGGGAATTCTTGATTTTATTGGGAGTCTTTCAAGCCTGGTGGCTCTATGGAGCCATTGCGGTCACCGGGATCATTTTTGCTGCAGCATACTTTTTGTGGTTTTATGAGCGGTCTATCTTTGGACCACTGAAAGACAGCGTGCCGGCAGCCATTAAAGATTTAAATAGCCGTGAATGGGCGATTGGGGTGGCATTGTCGGTTATGATTTTTTGGATCGGAATTTATCCTTCCCCGTTCCTGCGGATGGTCAATGGATCGGTGCAGGAAGTGGTTGATCGGTTGCATCCTGGAATGGCGACGGCTCATCATCGTGATGCTCTTTTATCCGCTGAGTTTACCGGGAACTAA
- a CDS encoding cyclase family protein, with translation MLIRAILIILATGGCTMNPPFTGTILDLTYPFNEQTVYWPTNEPFHWKKTSWGPTQQGYWYASAVYSASEHGGTHMDAPIHFSESGWSLDEIPVGQLTGEAVLLDIRAQVDSNPDYTLQVDDIAQWEISYGPIPPKAIVLLFTGFGQYWPDKVRYLGSSTPEDPTTLHFPGFSAGAVTFLLTKREILGIGIDTASIDAGQSRDFPVHQILGRANLYALENVAQLGRLPPRGARVTALPMKIQGGSGGPVRIIATVP, from the coding sequence ATGCTGATTCGAGCCATACTCATAATTCTCGCAACGGGTGGTTGCACCATGAACCCTCCCTTTACGGGCACAATCCTTGATCTGACCTATCCCTTTAATGAGCAGACCGTGTACTGGCCTACGAATGAGCCATTTCATTGGAAGAAAACAAGTTGGGGGCCTACCCAACAAGGCTATTGGTATGCATCTGCGGTGTACTCAGCCTCTGAACATGGAGGGACGCATATGGATGCGCCGATCCATTTTTCGGAATCAGGCTGGAGCCTGGATGAAATTCCCGTCGGCCAGTTAACAGGTGAAGCTGTGCTGCTGGATATTCGAGCGCAAGTGGATTCAAACCCGGATTATACTCTACAGGTTGACGATATCGCCCAATGGGAAATTTCCTACGGACCAATCCCTCCAAAAGCCATTGTGTTACTCTTTACGGGATTTGGACAATATTGGCCGGACAAAGTCCGATATCTTGGCAGCTCCACCCCGGAAGATCCCACCACACTCCATTTCCCAGGGTTCTCTGCAGGCGCGGTAACCTTTCTGCTGACGAAACGGGAAATATTAGGAATTGGCATAGATACAGCCAGCATAGATGCCGGGCAGTCACGAGACTTTCCGGTTCATCAAATTCTTGGTCGAGCGAATCTTTATGCGTTGGAGAATGTGGCGCAACTCGGACGGTTACCACCTCGAGGCGCTCGCGTGACGGCCCTCCCGATGAAGATTCAAGGCGGTTCAGGAGGACCGGTTCGAATTATCGCAACCGTGCCGTAG
- a CDS encoding YHS domain-containing protein, whose translation MYKIIIILILLAVLFFMIRRAAREWSQPKLDPATPGKDVMIQDPVCKVYVATGTAIVQERKGKNYYFCSQDCARHFKPEDVT comes from the coding sequence ATGTATAAAATTATAATCATTCTGATTTTATTAGCTGTTCTCTTCTTTATGATTCGCCGGGCGGCACGTGAATGGAGCCAGCCCAAACTAGACCCCGCCACCCCAGGCAAAGACGTGATGATTCAAGATCCCGTCTGTAAAGTGTACGTGGCTACCGGTACGGCCATTGTGCAGGAGCGAAAAGGGAAAAATTATTATTTCTGTAGCCAGGATTGCGCCAGGCATTTCAAGCCGGAAGATGTCACGTAA
- a CDS encoding DNA ligase, which yields MRQPCFWIIPTEHAHDRLGISEAVRKLQNCLLPAILLIIFLPLSVTQAGTIPELMLADIYRQGLTLSQYRVSEKLDGVRARWDGTHLISRGGNVFAAPAWFTKGFPAVPLDGELWIGRSRYEEVSSIVRTQQPHDGWRNVRLMVFDLPAHGGTFAQRVLEMNRLKIEGSAPYLGIIEQQRIGSEEDLLKWLHTVTDEGGEGLMLHRETALYASGRSQDLLKLKLFTDAEATVIGYRPGKGQFAGQIGSLKVRTDDGVIFFVGSGLSHEQRRRPPPLQSRVTFRHQGLTENGIPRFPVFLRIRDEEPR from the coding sequence ATGAGGCAACCCTGTTTCTGGATCATCCCCACCGAACATGCGCATGATCGCTTGGGCATATCGGAGGCAGTCCGCAAGCTACAGAACTGCCTGTTGCCGGCCATCCTCCTGATCATTTTCCTTCCCCTCTCTGTCACACAAGCCGGCACGATACCCGAACTGATGTTGGCTGACATCTATCGGCAGGGTCTTACTCTCAGCCAATACCGGGTCAGCGAAAAACTCGACGGCGTCCGCGCTCGTTGGGATGGAACACATTTGATTTCGCGAGGCGGCAATGTGTTTGCGGCACCGGCATGGTTTACCAAAGGGTTTCCAGCCGTACCCTTGGATGGAGAGTTATGGATAGGGCGAAGCCGATATGAAGAAGTATCGTCCATTGTCCGGACACAACAACCCCATGATGGATGGCGAAATGTGCGCTTGATGGTCTTTGATCTTCCGGCACATGGCGGAACATTTGCCCAACGTGTGCTCGAGATGAATCGCCTCAAGATCGAAGGCAGCGCTCCCTATTTGGGAATCATTGAACAACAGCGGATCGGGAGCGAAGAAGACTTGTTGAAATGGTTGCACACGGTAACCGATGAAGGTGGTGAGGGGTTGATGCTTCACCGGGAAACTGCGTTGTACGCCAGTGGCCGTAGTCAGGATTTGCTGAAGTTGAAATTATTCACTGATGCGGAAGCGACAGTCATTGGATATCGGCCAGGCAAGGGTCAGTTTGCCGGTCAGATTGGTTCACTCAAGGTACGCACCGATGATGGGGTCATCTTCTTTGTCGGAAGCGGGCTCAGTCATGAGCAGCGGCGTCGCCCGCCACCGTTACAGAGCCGGGTCACCTTTCGTCACCAGGGATTGACCGAAAACGGCATCCCTCGCTTTCCGGTTTTCCTACGGATCCGCGATGAGGAACCCCGGTAG